The genomic interval AAGTCACGCTCGACCGGTTCCAGCTGCCCGATCAGATTGGCCGCCCGTTCGCAGGGCAGGCCGCAGACCGCCGGGGTCGGATGCAGCGCCGCCGCCAGCAGCACCGAGGGTGTGTCCGGGTCGCGCAACTCTCCGGTGATCAACGTGCCCAGATGCCACATGCTGCGGGTGCTGGTCAGCGCGGTCCCCTGCGGACAGCCCAGCGTGCTGCAATAAGGCGCCAGCGTGTCGAGGATATATTCCACGACAATCGCGTGTTCGCGCTGATCCTTGGCCGATTGCGCCAGCCCGTCCCGCGCCTGTCGGTCAAGATCGGGATCGGCCATGCGCCGCGCCGAACCGGCCAGGGGATGCGATTCGATCCGCCCGCCGGTCTTTTCCAGCAGCAGTTCCGGCGTCGCCCCGATCAGCGCCCGCCCGGTGAAAGGATGGCGGCGAAGATCGTCGGGCAGCATGACGTGAAAGGCGGTGATGCTGTCATCCTGCGCGATCCGCCGGAATACGGCATCCTGTGGGATCGTGTCATCGGCCTCGACCACAAGCGTGCGGGCCAGCACCACCTTTTCCAGCGCATCGTCATTCTGCCGCCGGTCCATGATATTCAGCGCATGCCCGACCGAGGCGGCGTAAAGCGCGGGCGACGGTTCGGCGCGCATCTCTTTCAACGTGATCGCGGGCGGATCGGACAGCAGCGCCTCGCCCGGATAGCGGGAGACCGTCGGCACTTTCCACAGATAATCCTGCGCCTTGCGAAAGAATGGCAGCGCCCCGACAATGACGCCCTCGGATCCCATCCGTGCCAGACGTTCGGGAAGGTCATCCAGCCGGCCGCGCGGAACCGGCTCGGCACGGCCATCGGTGCGGATATAACCCCTGGGACCGGACAGCGCAAAGACGGTGGACAGCGCCCTTGGCTGTTCACCAATATCGTATAAAGTGCTGATCGAGTTCATAATTGCCTCTGACGTTTCAACCAGCTTGCTGGTCTGCGAAGTGTTCAGAGGTTGCAGACGGGATCGACATATGGCCGCCCGTCCGTTGCTGCCGCCCTCGCTTTCGCGCCGTCAGGGGGAAATGTCAATACAACCGATAGCGCCTGTCAGGAGGTATCTCTCGCGCAGGAATTGTGCCGCCGATCACGCGGCGGTTTCTTGCGCGCGCCGCTTGGCACGCCTTGACGAACGGGCAGCGACGCGCGCTATTCCTCGATCACGTCCAGCACACCGGGCACCGCCCGCAGCGCCTGCCGGGCGGGTGTGGTCAGCGGCGTGTCATTGGCGACCTCGATCTCGATCAACTCATCGCCTTCGCGGATGCGCAGCAGAACCGGACCACGGCTGCGGGACGAGGCCGCGATATCGGATTTGATCCGCTCCAGCGTCTCGGCCAGGCGGGGGATGGTATCCGCGCCCTGCATTTCCACCGCCAGACAGCCCGCCCCCGCATCCGCAACGGCATCTTCCAGCGGCGTGACCGAATTGGCCAGCATCTTGACCTGATCGCCCGACGGCTCGACCTTGACCTGCAGCACGACATTCTGCCCCGGCTCCAGCCGGTCGCGGGCGGCGTTCAGCAGATCGGAAAAGACCGTCACCTCGTAAAGCCCGGTCGGATCGGACAGGCTGACAAAGGCATATTGCGTGCCCTTGGCCGACTTCCGTTCCTGCCGGGCCGAGACCGTGCCTGCGATGCTGGTGACCAGCGGGCCGCCCTCGGCCTCAGCCGTGATTTCGGCCAGGGTCTGCACCTTCTTGCGGCGCAGCGCGGGCAGGTAATCGTCGATCGGATGGCCGGACAGATAGAAGCCGACGGCGCGATGTTCTTCGCCCAGCTTTTCGGTGGGCAGCCAGACCTGCGCCATCGGCGGGCGCGGCGGTGGCAGATCCTCGCCCCCGCCGAACAGGCTGGACTGGTTCGAGGCCGCCTGTTCCTGCACCGCCGCAGACCAGGCCACCAGCCCGTCCAGCGATTTCAGCACGCGAGAGCGATTATCGTCCAGCACGTCAAAGGCCCCGGCCCGCGCCAGCATTTCCAGCGGGCGTTTGCCTACCCGCTTCATATCGACGCGCCGGGCAAAATCGTTCATGTCACGGAAGGGGCGATCCTCGCCCTCGGGCGAAACACGCGCCTCGTGGATCAGGCGCATCGCCTCCAGCCCCACCCCTTTCAGCGCGCCAAGCGCATAGTGGATGCGCCCGTCCTTCACGGTGAATTTCGGGGCCGAGCGGTTGACGCAGGGCGGCACGATCTCGATCCCCATCCGATCCACCTCGCGCTTGTAGATGGCCAGCTTGTCGGTCAGGTGGATATCGCAATTCATCACCGCCGCCATGAATTCGACCGGGTGATTGGCCTTCAGCCAGGCGGTCTGATAGCTGACCACGGCATAGGCCGCCGCGTGGGATTTGTTGAAGCCGTAATTGGCGAATTTTTCCAGCAGGTCAAAGACCTCGCCCGCCTTTTTCGCATCCACGCCATTGGCCACGCTGCCATCGACGAATTTCGGACGTTCCTTGGCCATTTCCTCGGCGATCTTCTTGCCCATCGCACGGCGCAGCAGATCCGCGCCGCCAAGGCTGTAGCCGGCCATGACCTGCGCAATCTGCATCACCTGTTCCTGATAGACGATGATGCCCTGGGTTTCCTCAAGGATGTGGTCGATGCTGGGATGCAAGGGTTGCAGGTCGCGCTGCCCGTTCTTCACCTCACAATAGGTCGGGATGTTTTCCATCGGGCCGGGACGATACAGCGCCACAAGTGCCACGATATCCTCGATACAGGTGGGCCGCATCCGCCGCAGCGCGTCCATCATGCCGCTGGATTCCACCTGGAACACGGCCACGGTGCGGGCACAGGCGAACAGATCGTAGCTGGCCTTGTCATCCAGCGGGATGGCATTGATCTGGTTTTCCGCCCCTTCCGGCGGTTCATAGAGCTGCCTGCCATCGGCCGCGACATGCAGCGGACGCCCGCCGCCATTGATCAGATCGACGGCGTTCTGGATCACGGTCAGGGTTTTCAGGCCCAGAAAGTCGAATTTGACCAGTCCGGCCTGCTCGACCCATTTCATGTTGAACTGCGTCGCAGGCATGTCCGAGGCCGGATCGCGGTACAGCGGCACCAGCTGGTCCAGCGGACGATCCCCGATCACCACCCCCGCCGCATGGGTCGAGGCATTGCGATACAGCCCCTCCAGCTTTTCGGCGTAATCCAGCAGGCGTCCGATCACCTCTTCCCGCGCGGCTTCGCGCAGGCGCGGTTCCTCGGCCCGGGCCTTGACGATGCTGACGGGCTTCACACCCTCGACCGGGATCATCTTGGACAGGCGGTCCACCTGACCAAAGGGCAATTGCAGCACCCGGCCCACATCGCGCACGGCGGCCTTGGACAGTAGCGCGCCGAAGGTGATGATCTGGCCGACCTTGTCGCGGCCATATTTGCCCTGCACATACTGGATCACCTCTTCCCGGCGATCCATGCAGAAATCGATGTCGAAATCCGGCATGCTGACCCGTTCGGGATTCAGGAAGCGTTCGAACAGCAGGCTGTAGCGCAAGGGATCCAGATCGGTGATGGTCAGCGCATAGGCGACCAGCGATCCCGCCCCCGACCCACGCCCCGGACCCACCGGGATATCGTGATCCTTGGCCCATTTGATGAAATCGGCCACGATCAGGAAATAGCCGGGAAAGCCCATCTGCTCGATGATGCCCAGTTCGAAATCCAGACGCTTTTCGTAATCCTCGACGCTGACGGCATGGGGGATCACCTTCAGACGCTCGGCCAGACCCTCTTTGGCCTGACGACGCAGTTCCTGCACCTCGTCATCGGCGAATTTCGGCAGAATGGGCTTGTGCTTGCTGACCGCGAAGGCGCAGCGCCGGGCAATTTCGACGGTGTTTTCCAGCGCCTCGGGCAGGTCGGCGAACAGCACCGCCATTTCCTCGGCCGTCTTGAAGTAATGCTGCGCAGTCAGGCGGCGGCGGGGCTGCGCCTGATCGACATAGGCCTTTTCGGAAATGCAGATCAGCGCGTCATGCGCCTCGTACATGTCGGGCTTGGGGAAATAGACATCATTGGTCGCAACCAGCGGCAGTTCGCGGGCATAGGCCAGCGCGATCAGCCCCGGTTCGGTCGCGGCCTCGGCCTCGGTCAGTTTGCCATTCTCGCCGGGATGGCGCTGCAATTCGATGTAAAGCCGCGTCGGGAAGGCTGCCTGCAATTGCGCGGCCAGATCCGCAGCCTGATCCGCGCGCCCCTTGGCGATCATCTGGCCCAGCGGCCCAAGCGCGCCGCCGGTCAGGCAGATCAGCCCCTCGGCCCGCTGGACCAGTTCCTCCAGCGTGACATGCGGCAAGGATCCATCCGCCCGCAGATACAGGCAAGAGGACAGCGCCATCAGGTTCAGCCAACCCGCCCGGTTCTGCGCCAGCAGCACGACGGGTCCGGTTTCCCCGGCCTCAAGCGTGATCTGACAGCCGATGATGGGCTGCACCCCCTTGTCCATCGCCTTCACGCTGAATTCCAGCGCCGCGAACATGGCATTGCTGTCGGTCAGGGCGACGGCCGGCATCCCGGCCTCGGCCGCCAGAACGGGCAGTTTCGCCACGGGAATCGCACCTTCAAGCAGGGAATGCTCGGAATGTGTGCGCAGATGGATGAATCGGGGGGATTTTATTGACATGATGGGACTTTATCGCACCCTGCCCAAACAGTGCAATTGCCCCCGGGGGGCAGGACAAGGTAAGCAGATGGAAAACAGGACAGGGAGACAAGTTTGACGCAACCCGAAGTTTTCCGGGCCGAGGGGGTTGGCAAGTCCTATCCCGGCGTGCGTGCCAATGACGACGTCTCCTTCGCGGTTCTGCAGGGCGAAATCCACGCGCTTCTGGGCGAAAACGGGGCGGGAAAATCCACGCTGGTCAAGATGATCTATGGGCTGGTGCGCCCGGATCAGGGCCGGATGCTGCTGAACGGCAAGCCCCATCACCCCGGCGACCCGCGCGAGGCGCGGGCAGCAGGCGTGGCCATGGTGTTTCAGCATTTCTCGCTGTTCGATGCGCTGACGGTTGCGGAAAATATCGCGCTTGGCATGGAAAATCCGCCGCCGCGTCGCGCCTTGTCAGACCAGATCGCCACCGTCAGTCAGGAATTCGGCCTGCCGCTGAACCCCGCGCGCCGGATCGCCACCCTGTCGGCGGGCGAGCGTCAGCGGGTCGAGATCATCCGCTGCCTGCTGCAGGACCCGAAGCTGCTGATCATGGACGAGCCGACCAGCGTTCTGACCCCGCAAGAGGCCGAGTTGCTGTTCGCCACGCTGCGCAAGCTGGCCGATCAGGGCACGGCGATCCTCTATATCAGTCACAAGCTGGATGAGATCCGCACCCATTGCGACCGCGCCACGATCCTGCGCGCGGGCCGCGTGGTGGACAGTTGCGATCCGCGCGCCCATTCCGCCCGCGAACTGGCCGCGCTGATGGTGGGCGGAGAGATGCGCCAGATCGACCGCAGCGGACGCCGCGCGGGCGAGGTTCTGTTGCAGGTGCAGGATCTGTCCCTGCCCGCACCCACGGCCGAGGGAACCGCGCTGAAACAGATCTCGCTGACCCTGCGGGCGGGCGAAATCTTGGGCATTGGCGGCGTCGCGGGCAATGGGCAGGAAGAGCTTCTGGCCGCGCTGTCGGGCGAATTGCGCAGCCCGCCCCAGACCGTGCTGCTCAACGGTACGCAACTGGGCGCGGCGGGTCCCGAACAGCGGCGCAAGGCGGGGCTTCTGGCCGCGCCCGAGGACCGTCTGGGCCATGCTGCGGTGCCCGATTTCAGCCTGACCGAAAACACCCTGCTGACCGCTGGCAGCCGCAAGGATCTGGTCCGCAGCGGGTTGATCGATCACAAGGCGGCGACCGCCTATGCGCGGCAGGTCATCGACAGTTTCGACGTCCGCACCCCCGGTCCGGGCACTGCGGCGCGGGCGCTGTCCGGCGGCAATCTGCAGAAATTCGTCATTGGCCGCGAGGTCCTGCAGGCGCCGCGCGTGCTGGCGGTGAACCAGCCCACATGGGGCGTCGATGCCGGCGCCGCCGCCGCCGTGCGTCAATCGCTGCTGGATCTTGCCCGTGACGGGGCCGGCGTCATCGTCATCTCTCAGGATTTGGATGAATTGCTGGAACTCTCGGACCGCTTCTGCGCCCTGAACGAAGGCCGCCTGTCCGAGCCGCGCCCGACCGAGGGGCTGACCCTGGACGAGATCGGGCTGATGCTGGGCGGCGCGCATGGGATGGAGGTTGCCAGCATATGATACGCCTTGTTCCCCGCAGCGAAACCTCGATGGGCTGGCAGATCGCCACCCCGGTTCTGGCGGTTCTGGCCACGATGGTGATGGGCGGGCTTCTGTTTGCGATCATGGGATACGATCCGGTCGCCGCGATCCGCACGATCTTCTGGGATCCGCTGTTTGGCCCCGCGGCGGGCTATTCCCGCCCGCAGCTTCTGGTCAAGGCGGCACCGCTGATCCTGATCGCCTCTGGCCTTGCCATCGGCTTTCGCGCGGGCATCTGGAATATCGGCGCCGAGGGGCAATATATCATCGGCGGCATCACCGGCGCCGCCGTCGCGCTGGCGGCCTATCCGGCGGACGGAATGTGGATCTTTCCGGCCATGGTGCTGGCCGGGGCGCTTGGCGGCTGGGCCTGGGGGATGATCCCGGCCCTGCTGCGCAACTGGTTCGGCGCGTCGGAAATCCTTGTGTCGCTGATGCTGGTCTATGTCGCGGAAAAAATCGCGGCCTGGATGGCCTTTGGCCCGATGCGCAATCCCGAAGGCTTTGGCATGCCCGGATCGCGGAACCTGACGCAATATCCGCCCGCCGCCAATCCCGAACTGATCGCTGGTACCGGCGCCCATTGGGGCGTGGTGGCCGCCGCCCTTGCCGTGCTGGCAACCTGGTTCCTGATCAGCCGCCATATCCGGGGATTTCATATCCGCACCGCAGGCCTTGCCCCGCGTGCCGCGCGCTTTGCCGGGGTAAAACCCGAAACGCTGGTCGCCTTCTGCCTTGGCCTTTCGGGGGCGCTGGCCGGCATGGCGGGCCTGTTCGAGGCCTCTGGCCCCGCAGGCCAGATCACCGACAGCTTCGGTTCAGGCTATGGCTTTACCGCTATCATCGTGGCCTTTCTGGGCCGTCTGCATCCGCTGGGCATCCTGCTGGCCGGGCTGCTGCTGGCGCTGACCTATATCGGCGGGGAACTGGCGCAACTGACCCTGCAACTGCCCGCCGCCACCGTGCAGGTGTTTCAGGGGATGCTGCTGTTCTTCCTTCTGGGCTTCGATCTGCTGACCCGCTTCCGGGTCGAAAGGACGGTGACGGCATGAGGGCACGCAGCTGCAACCCGCCATTCGTCGCATGTCCGAAAGGGGGCACAGATGATTGATCCGCTGTCGGTTTTCCTGCTGCTTCTGGCCGCCGCGACGCCGATCCTGTTCGCCGCCCTTGGCGAATTGATCGTAGAGCGTGCGGGCGTGTTGAACCTCGGGGTCGAGGGCATGATGATCACCGGCGCGCTGGCCGGTTTCGCCGCCGCTCATGCCACCGGCAACGCCTTTATCGGCTTTGCCGTGGCCGCCCTGGCGGGGGCTGCAATTTCGATGCTGTTTGCCCTGCTGACGCAATTCCTGCTGGCCAATCAGGTCGCCTCGGGTCTGGCGCTGACGCTGTTCGGGCTGGGCCTTGCGGCACTGTTCGGCAAACCGCTGGAGGGGATCAAGGCGCCGCCCATGCCCGCCGGTCCGCTGAAGGTCAACTGGATCGTCTGGCTTGGCCTGCTGATGGTGCCGCTGGTCTGGTGGTTCCTGAACCGCAGCCGCGCCGGGCTGATCCTGCGCGGCGTGGGCGAAAACCACGATGCGGCCCACGCGCTTGGCTATGACGTCCGGCGGGTGCGGATCGCGGCCATTGCCTTCGGCGGCGCAATGGCCGGGATCGGCGGGGCCTTCATCTCGATCGCGACGGTACTGCAATGGACCGAGGGCATGACCGCCGGCGCGGGCTGGATCGCGCTGGCCATCGTGGTCTTTTCCAACTGGACCGCCCCCGGCGTGCTGGCGGGCGCATGGCTGTTCGGCGGGGTCACGGTGCTGCAATTGCGACTGCAGGCGGCGGGGGTCTCCGTGCCCGTGCAACTGCTGTCCATGGCCCCTTATCTGGCCACGATCATCGTGCTGGTCGCCATCTCGGCCATGCAGAAATTCAGCCGCCGCGCTGGCGGCGGAGCGCCCGGCTCTCTGGGCAGGAATTTTCACGCGCTGCGATAGAACGCGGCCCAACCCCTTACCAACAGGAGATCATCCATGAAACGCAGAACATTACTGGCAAGCGCCGTCGCGATCTCGGCCATGTCGCTGGCCCTGCCCGCCGCCGCCCAGGACGAGCCGTTGAAAGTCGGGTTCATCTATGTCGGCCCGGTCGGTGACGGCGGCTGGACCTATCAGCACGATCAGGGCCGGCAGGCGGTCGAGGCCGAATTCGGCGACCGCGTGGAAACCACCTTCATCGAAAGCGTGCCCGAAGGCGCCGATGCCGAACGCGCGATCACCCAGCTGGCGCTGGCCGGGAACAAGCTGATCTTCACCACCAGCTTTGGCTTCATGGATGCGACCATCAATGTGGCGCAGAAATTCCCCGATGTGAAATTCGAACATGCCACCGGCTATAAACGCGCCGAAAACGTGTCCACCTATGATGCGCGCTTCTACGAGGGCCGCGCGGTGATGGGCACGATTGCGGGCCGGATGACGGAATCGAACAAGATCGGCTATATCGGCTCTTTCCCGATCCCCGAGGTGATCCAGGGCATCAATTCCAGCTATATCCACGCGAAGAAGGTGAACCCGGATGTCGAGATGAAGGTGGTCTGGGCCTATAGCTGGTTCGATCCCGCGAAAGAGGCCGATGCCGCATCCGCCCTGCTGGCCGAAGGTGTCGATGTGATCCTGCAGCACACCGATTCCACCGCCCCCCTTGCCAAGGCGCAAGAGGCCGGCGCCATCGGTTTCGGGCAGGCCAGCGATATGTCCGCCTTCAAGCCCAACCCGCGCGTGTCCTCGATCATCGACAACTGGGCGCCCTATTATATCGAGCGTGTCGGTGCGGTGCTGGATGGCAGCTGGGAATCCAAGGCAACCTGGGCCGGGATCGGCGATGGCGAGGTGGAAATCGGCGAAATCACCGATGCCGTCCCCGCCGAGGTGAAGGCCGAGGCCGAAGCGCTGAAGGACAAGATCGCGTCGGGCGAATACCACCCCTTCACCGGCCCGCTGAACAAGGCCGATGGCAGTGCCTGGCTGGCCGAAGGTCAGACCGCCACGGATGAAGAACTGGCCGGGATGAATTTCTTCGTCGAAGGCATCACCGCCGAAATCCCGAAGTAATCCGCATCACAGACACCGAAAAGCCCCGCAATGCGGGGCTTTTTTCGTCTTTGCCGATCGTCGGGGCGTTAATCGTAACGCCGCCGGTCCTCGATCACCAGGCCGTCATTGGGCAGGCTGTCCGGCGCAACGATCTGAACGCGGGCCTTCATCTTCAGTGTCGCCAGAATGGAACTGGCATATTCCGCCTGGGCCTCGCGCGGGCTTTCGATCTGCACGGTCATCGTGTCCATCTCGCCTTCGCGATCCGCCAGCACCCTTGCGCGGGTGATCTCGGGGTGGCGCGCCACCAGCGAGGCGACCTGTTCCGGCCGGACGAACATGCCCTTGATCTTGGTCGTCTGATCGGCGCGCCCCATCCAGCCCTTGATCCGCATATTGCTGCGGCCGCAGGGCGAGTTGCCGGGCAGAACCGCCGAGAGATCGCCGGTGGCAAAGCGGATCAGCGGGTAATCAGGGTTGAGCGATGTCACCAGCACCTCGCCGACCTCGCCATCGGCAAGGGGCGTGCCGGTGCCCGGGCGCACGATTTCGACGATCACGCCCTCATCGACGATCATCCCCTCCATCGCCAGCGATTCATAGGCGATGTTGCCCAGATCCGCCGTGGCATAGCATTGCAGCGTCTGTATGCCGCGATCCGCGTAAAGCTGCCGCAGCGAGGGGAACAGCGCCCCGCCCGCCACCGCCGCGCGGGTGAAGGACAGCGTTTCGCCCAGCTCATCGGCTCGTTCCAGAATGACCTTCAGAAAGTCGGGCGTGCCTGCATAGACCGTCGTGCCGATATCGGCAGCGGCCCGCACCTGCAGATCGGTCTGGCCCGTTCCTGCAGGCAGCACCGCCGCATCCACGGCCCGCGCCCCGGATTCGAACATCATCCCGGCAGGCGTCAGATGATAGGCAAAGCAATTCTGCACGATATCGCCGCGCCCGATGCCGCAGGCATGCAGAAAGCGGCCAAGGCGCCACCAGTCATTGTCCAGACGCCCCGGTTCATAGATCGGCCCCGGCGACTGAAAGATGTGATCGAATTCCGCCGCCAGCCGGGTGGCAAAACCGCCAAAGGGCGGGTTCTTCTTCTGCGCCTCGGTCAGTTCGGCCTTGCGGATCACCGGCAGATTCGCCAGCGCCGCCCGCGTGGTGATCGCCGCCGGATCGACATCGCGCAGCAACCGCGCCAGTGCCGGTGCCGTCTTGGCGCGGCCGATGGCGGCAGGCAGGGCGGTGGCCAGCCATCCGGCACGCTCATCCTCGCTGCGGGTTTCAAGCTCGTCGTAGAAATCGGTCATGAAACCTCCTCAGTCTTGCTGTGACAGGGCCGCCTATCGTCCGCCGGGTCGTGTCCCGCGATCAGCGCCGTGCCTGTCCAAGCGGCCCCGTGATCCTGTCTATGTGTCGAATTTCCAGCCATGCCCACACCTCAGGCCAGCCAACGCTTGCGGCGACGATAGCTGCGCACGTCGCGAAAGCTTTTGCGGCCTTCATCCGACATCCCCAGATAGAATTCCTTCACATCCGGGTTCTCGCGCAGATCCTTGGCCTCGCCATCCATGACGACGCGGCCATTTTCCAGGATATAGCCGTAATGGGCAAAGCGCAGCGCGACATTGGTGTTCTGTTCGGCCAGCAGGAAGGTCACGCCCTCGCCTTCATTCACGGCCTTCACGATGTCAAAGATCTGTTCGACCAGCTGCGGCGCCAGCCCCATCGAGGGCTCGTCCAGCAGGATGGTCTCGGGCCGCGACATCAGGGCACGGCCCATCGCGACCATCTGCTGCTCGCCGCCCGATGTATAGCCCGCCTGCGATTTGCGACGCTCGCGCAGGCGCGGGAAATAGTCATAGACCATTTCCAGATCCTGCTTCACCGCCGCGCTGTCACTGCGGGTATAGGCGCCGGTCAGCAGGTTTTCCTCGACCGTCAGATGTTCGAAGCAATGCCGACCCTCCATCACCTGAATGACGCCCTTCTTGACCAGCGCCGCCGGGTTCAGTTCTGACACCGCTTCGCCGCGATAGACGATGCTGCCTTTGGTCACCTCTCCGCGTTCCGAAGCCAGCAGGTTCGAAATCGCTTTCAGGGTGGTGGTCTTGCCGGCGCCATTGCCACCCAGCAAGGCCGTGATGCTGCCCTTGGGCACGGTCAGGCTGACGCCCTTCAGCACCAGGATGACGTGATTATAGATCACCTCGATATTGTTGACTTCCAGCAGGTTTTCCGGGGCAGGATTGGCGTCAAGCATGGTGTATCCTCAGGCGTGATGGTTGCCCCCGGCGACGGCTGCCGCCGGGGTCTTTCGGGATCAATCGCAGCTGCGCCGCTCGATGCCGGCTTCGGCGGCATAGGCGGCGGAATCCTCGGCGATCAGCGGATCAAGAACCTCGGCATCGGGCTCCATGAATTCGGTGATCAGGTTCCACTGCTTGGCGGCAGCGTCCCATTGCTGGACACGCGCCATGCCGTTACCGCCGTGATTGGAACAGCTCAGCGCGAATGCAGGGCCGAAATCGGGCAGGCCAAGCTCGGCCAGATGCTCGGCGGTCATGTCCAGCTGCTCGAACCCGTCGCGCAACTGCTCGGGCGTGATGGCCGAGGTGCCTGCGATCTCTTGCGCCTTGCGGATCGCCTCGGCAATCACGACAGCCGCATACATGCCGCGCGAATACACGGCCGAGCCGACATGCTCACCCCCCTGCGACGCCTTGCCCGGCTCGATCACATAGCTCTGCAATTCGTCATAAAGCGGATAGTCGGTGCCCACGCCGTTAAAGGTCAGCGCCTTGTAACCATTGGCCCCGTCGCCCGCAGGCATCACATCCAGTTCCGATCCGGCCCACCAGATGCCGATGAAATTCTCCATCGGGAAGCGGATATTGGCGGCCTCCTGAATGGCGACCTGGTTCATCACGCCCCAGCCCCACATCAGCACGTAATCGGGCTTGTCGCGACGGATCTGCAGCCATTGCGATTTCTGCTCTT from Paracoccus fistulariae carries:
- a CDS encoding isochorismate synthase, producing MNSISTLYDIGEQPRALSTVFALSGPRGYIRTDGRAEPVPRGRLDDLPERLARMGSEGVIVGALPFFRKAQDYLWKVPTVSRYPGEALLSDPPAITLKEMRAEPSPALYAASVGHALNIMDRRQNDDALEKVVLARTLVVEADDTIPQDAVFRRIAQDDSITAFHVMLPDDLRRHPFTGRALIGATPELLLEKTGGRIESHPLAGSARRMADPDLDRQARDGLAQSAKDQREHAIVVEYILDTLAPYCSTLGCPQGTALTSTRSMWHLGTLITGELRDPDTPSVLLAAALHPTPAVCGLPCERAANLIGQLEPVERDFYAGAVGWSDLGQGGDGAWYVAIRCADICGPFARLYAGAGIVPGSDPRAEAAETGAKFGAMLQVLGLSSDAGMPPETTEF
- the dnaE gene encoding DNA polymerase III subunit alpha; this encodes MSIKSPRFIHLRTHSEHSLLEGAIPVAKLPVLAAEAGMPAVALTDSNAMFAALEFSVKAMDKGVQPIIGCQITLEAGETGPVVLLAQNRAGWLNLMALSSCLYLRADGSLPHVTLEELVQRAEGLICLTGGALGPLGQMIAKGRADQAADLAAQLQAAFPTRLYIELQRHPGENGKLTEAEAATEPGLIALAYARELPLVATNDVYFPKPDMYEAHDALICISEKAYVDQAQPRRRLTAQHYFKTAEEMAVLFADLPEALENTVEIARRCAFAVSKHKPILPKFADDEVQELRRQAKEGLAERLKVIPHAVSVEDYEKRLDFELGIIEQMGFPGYFLIVADFIKWAKDHDIPVGPGRGSGAGSLVAYALTITDLDPLRYSLLFERFLNPERVSMPDFDIDFCMDRREEVIQYVQGKYGRDKVGQIITFGALLSKAAVRDVGRVLQLPFGQVDRLSKMIPVEGVKPVSIVKARAEEPRLREAAREEVIGRLLDYAEKLEGLYRNASTHAAGVVIGDRPLDQLVPLYRDPASDMPATQFNMKWVEQAGLVKFDFLGLKTLTVIQNAVDLINGGGRPLHVAADGRQLYEPPEGAENQINAIPLDDKASYDLFACARTVAVFQVESSGMMDALRRMRPTCIEDIVALVALYRPGPMENIPTYCEVKNGQRDLQPLHPSIDHILEETQGIIVYQEQVMQIAQVMAGYSLGGADLLRRAMGKKIAEEMAKERPKFVDGSVANGVDAKKAGEVFDLLEKFANYGFNKSHAAAYAVVSYQTAWLKANHPVEFMAAVMNCDIHLTDKLAIYKREVDRMGIEIVPPCVNRSAPKFTVKDGRIHYALGALKGVGLEAMRLIHEARVSPEGEDRPFRDMNDFARRVDMKRVGKRPLEMLARAGAFDVLDDNRSRVLKSLDGLVAWSAAVQEQAASNQSSLFGGGEDLPPPRPPMAQVWLPTEKLGEEHRAVGFYLSGHPIDDYLPALRRKKVQTLAEITAEAEGGPLVTSIAGTVSARQERKSAKGTQYAFVSLSDPTGLYEVTVFSDLLNAARDRLEPGQNVVLQVKVEPSGDQVKMLANSVTPLEDAVADAGAGCLAVEMQGADTIPRLAETLERIKSDIAASSRSRGPVLLRIREGDELIEIEVANDTPLTTPARQALRAVPGVLDVIEE
- a CDS encoding ABC transporter ATP-binding protein — translated: MTQPEVFRAEGVGKSYPGVRANDDVSFAVLQGEIHALLGENGAGKSTLVKMIYGLVRPDQGRMLLNGKPHHPGDPREARAAGVAMVFQHFSLFDALTVAENIALGMENPPPRRALSDQIATVSQEFGLPLNPARRIATLSAGERQRVEIIRCLLQDPKLLIMDEPTSVLTPQEAELLFATLRKLADQGTAILYISHKLDEIRTHCDRATILRAGRVVDSCDPRAHSARELAALMVGGEMRQIDRSGRRAGEVLLQVQDLSLPAPTAEGTALKQISLTLRAGEILGIGGVAGNGQEELLAALSGELRSPPQTVLLNGTQLGAAGPEQRRKAGLLAAPEDRLGHAAVPDFSLTENTLLTAGSRKDLVRSGLIDHKAATAYARQVIDSFDVRTPGPGTAARALSGGNLQKFVIGREVLQAPRVLAVNQPTWGVDAGAAAAVRQSLLDLARDGAGVIVISQDLDELLELSDRFCALNEGRLSEPRPTEGLTLDEIGLMLGGAHGMEVASI
- a CDS encoding ABC transporter permease gives rise to the protein MIRLVPRSETSMGWQIATPVLAVLATMVMGGLLFAIMGYDPVAAIRTIFWDPLFGPAAGYSRPQLLVKAAPLILIASGLAIGFRAGIWNIGAEGQYIIGGITGAAVALAAYPADGMWIFPAMVLAGALGGWAWGMIPALLRNWFGASEILVSLMLVYVAEKIAAWMAFGPMRNPEGFGMPGSRNLTQYPPAANPELIAGTGAHWGVVAAALAVLATWFLISRHIRGFHIRTAGLAPRAARFAGVKPETLVAFCLGLSGALAGMAGLFEASGPAGQITDSFGSGYGFTAIIVAFLGRLHPLGILLAGLLLALTYIGGELAQLTLQLPAATVQVFQGMLLFFLLGFDLLTRFRVERTVTA
- a CDS encoding ABC transporter permease, whose amino-acid sequence is MIDPLSVFLLLLAAATPILFAALGELIVERAGVLNLGVEGMMITGALAGFAAAHATGNAFIGFAVAALAGAAISMLFALLTQFLLANQVASGLALTLFGLGLAALFGKPLEGIKAPPMPAGPLKVNWIVWLGLLMVPLVWWFLNRSRAGLILRGVGENHDAAHALGYDVRRVRIAAIAFGGAMAGIGGAFISIATVLQWTEGMTAGAGWIALAIVVFSNWTAPGVLAGAWLFGGVTVLQLRLQAAGVSVPVQLLSMAPYLATIIVLVAISAMQKFSRRAGGGAPGSLGRNFHALR
- a CDS encoding BMP family ABC transporter substrate-binding protein codes for the protein MKRRTLLASAVAISAMSLALPAAAQDEPLKVGFIYVGPVGDGGWTYQHDQGRQAVEAEFGDRVETTFIESVPEGADAERAITQLALAGNKLIFTTSFGFMDATINVAQKFPDVKFEHATGYKRAENVSTYDARFYEGRAVMGTIAGRMTESNKIGYIGSFPIPEVIQGINSSYIHAKKVNPDVEMKVVWAYSWFDPAKEADAASALLAEGVDVILQHTDSTAPLAKAQEAGAIGFGQASDMSAFKPNPRVSSIIDNWAPYYIERVGAVLDGSWESKATWAGIGDGEVEIGEITDAVPAEVKAEAEALKDKIASGEYHPFTGPLNKADGSAWLAEGQTATDEELAGMNFFVEGITAEIPK